The following proteins are encoded in a genomic region of Dasypus novemcinctus isolate mDasNov1 chromosome 3, mDasNov1.1.hap2, whole genome shotgun sequence:
- the IREB2 gene encoding iron-responsive element-binding protein 2, translating to MDAPSAGRAFEYLIETLNDSSHKFFNIPKLGGTKYDVLPYSIRVLLEAAVRNCDGFLMKKEDVMNILDWKTKQSNVEVPFFPARVLLQDFTGIPAMVDFAAMREAVKTLGGDPKKVHPACPTDLTVDHSLQIDFNKCAIQNAPNPGGGDLQKTGKLSPLKIQPKKLPCRGQTTCRGSCDSGELGRNSGKFSSQIENTPILCPFHLQPVPEPDTVLKNQEVEFGRNRERLQFFKWSSRVFKNVVVIPPGTGMAHQVNLEYLSRVVFEEKDLLFPDSVVGTDSHITMVNGLGILGWGVGGIETEAVMLGLPVSLTLPEVVGCELIGSSNPFVTSIDVVLGIIKHLRQVGVAGKFVEFFGSGVSQLSIVDRTTIANMCPEYGAILSFFPVDNVTLKHLEHTGFEKAKLESMETYLKAVKLFRNDQNSSGEPEYSQMIQINLNSIVPSVSGPKRPQDRVAVTDMKSDFQACLNEKVGFKGFQIATEKQNDIVSIHYEGSEYKLCHGSVVIAAVTSCTNNCNPSVMLAAGLLAKKAVEAGLHVKPYIRTSLSPGSGMVTHYLSSSGVLPYLSKLGFEVVGYGCSTCVGNTAPLSEAVLSAVKQGDLVTCGVLSGNKNFEGRLCDCVRANYLASPPLVVAYAIAGTVNIDFQTEPLGTDPTGKNIYLHDIWPSREEVHQVEEEHVILSMFKALKEKIEKGNKRWNSLEAPDSVLFPWDLKSTYIRCPSFFDKLTKEPGALQPIENAHVLLYLGDSVTTDHISPAGSIARSSAAAKYLTNRGLTPREFNSYGARRGNDAVMTRGTFANIKLFNKFIGKPAPKTIHFPSGQTLDVFEVADLYQKEGIPLIILAGKKYGSGNSRDWAAKGPYLLGVKAVLAESYEKIHKDHLIGIGIAPLQFFPGENAASLGLSGRETFSLTFPEELFPGMTLNIKTSTGKVFRVIASFENDVEITLYKHGGLLNFVARKFS from the exons ATGTTCTGCCTTACTCAATACGGGTCCTGTTGGAAGCTGCTGTACGAAATTGTGATGGCTTTTTAATGAAAAAGGAAGATGTTATGAACATTTTAGACTGGAAAACCAAACAAAGCAATGTTGAAGTGCCCTTTTTCCCTGCCCGTGTTCTTCTTCAAGATTTTAC TGGAATACCGGCAATGGTGGATTTTGCTGCTATGAGAGAGGCAGTGAAAACTCTTGGAGGTGATCCCAAGAAAGTACATCCTGCCTGTCCAACAGATCTTACGGTTGACCATTCTTTACAAATTGActtcaataaatg TGCAATACAGAATGCTCCAAATCCTGGAGGTGGTGACCTGCAGAAAACAGGAAAACTCTCTCCACTTAAAATACAGCCTAAGAAGCTTCCCTGCAGAGGCCAGACTACCTGCCGAGGATCATGTGATTCTGGAGAATTGGGCCGAAACTCAGGAAAATTTTCTTCACAGATTGAAAATACACCCATTCTGTGTCCTTTTCATTTGCAACCAGTGCCTGA acCTGATACAGTGTTAAAAAATCAAGAGGTTGAATTTGGCAGAAATCGAGAGAGGCTTCAATTTTTCAAG TGGAGTTCAAGAGTTTTTAAGAATGTGGTTGTAATCCCTCCTGGAACTGGAATGGCACATCAAGTAAACTTAGAATATTTGTCGAGAGTGGTTTTTGAAGAAAAGGACCTGCTCTTTCCAGACAGCGTGGTTGGCACTGATTCTCACATAACCATGGTGAATGGTTTGGGAATTCTGGGGTGGG GGGTTGGAGGCATTGAAACAGAAGCAGTTATGCTTGGTCTGCCAGTTTCTCTTACTTTACCAGAGGTGGTTGGATGTGAGTTAATTGGGTCATCAAACCCTTTTGTTACATCCATAGATGTTGTTCTTGGCATTATAAAG CATCTTAGGCAAGTAGGAGTAGCTGGAaaatttgttgaattttttggaagtggagtTTCACAGTTGTCTATAGTTGATCGAACTACAATAGCAAACATGTGTCCAGAATATGGTGCTATCCTCAGCTTTTTCCCTGTTGACAATGTGAcattaaaacacttagaacataCAG gTTTTGAAAAAGCCAAACTCGAGTCAATGGAAACATACCTTAAAGCTGTGAAATTGTTTCGAAATGATCAGAATTCTTCAGGAGAGCCTGAATACTCTCAG ATGATCCAGATTAATCTGAATTCAATAGTTCCATCTGTTAGTGGTCCAAAAAGACCTCAGGATAGAGTTGCTGTGACAGATATGAAAAGTGATTTCCAAGCTTGCTTAAATGAAAAG GTTGGATTTAAAGGATTCCAAATtgcaactgaaaaacaaaatgatattGTGTCTATTCATTATGAAGGAAGTGAATATAAGCTGTGTCATGGGTCTGTGGTCATTGCTGCAGTTACCAGTTGTACCAATAACTGCAATCCATCTGTCATGCTTGCTGCAG GTCTTTTGGCTAAAAAGGCTGTTGAAGCAGGTCTGCATGTTAAACCTTATATAAGAACAAGTTTATCTCCAGGCAGTGGGATGGTTACACATTACCTCAGTTCAAGTGGAGTATTACCCTATCTTAGTAAACTCGG ATTTGAAGTAGTTGGCTATGGATGTTCAACCTGTGTGGGAAATACAGCACCCTTATCAGAAGCAGTTTTAAGTGCAGTAAAACAG ggtgaTTTGGTTACTTGTGGAGTTTTATCTGGAAACAAAAATTTCGAAGGTCGTCTTTGTGACTGTGTTCGTGCCAATTATCTTGCCTCTCCACCTTTAGTGGTAGCTTATGCCATAGCAGGCACAGTGAATATAGATTTCCAGACAGAGCCTTTAG GTACTGACCCTACTGGCAAGAACATTTACCTGCATGATATTTGGCCTAGTCGAGAAGAAGTTCATCAGGTAGAGGAAGAACATGTGATATTATCCATGTTTAAagcattaaaagagaaaatagag AAGGGAAATAAACGGTGGAATTCCTTAGAAGCACCAGATTCAGTTTTGTTTCCCTGGGATTTAAAATCCACTTATATTAGATGTCCTTCATTTTTTGATAAACTT acCAAAGAGCCAGGTGCACTCCAGCCTATTGAAAATGCCCATGTGTTGTTGTATTTGGGAGACTCGGTCACAACAGATCATATATCACCTGCTGGGAGCATTGCTAGGAGTAGTGCTGCTGCTAAGTATTTGACAAACAGAGG CCTTACCCCTCGTGAATTCAACTCGTATGGAGCCCGAAGAGGTAATGATGCTGTGATGACAAGAGGCACTTTTGCAAATATCAAgctttttaataagtttattgGAAAACCAGCCCCCAAAACAATTCATTTTCCATCAGGACAGACG CTAGATGTATTTGAGGTTGCGGATCTGTACCAGAAAGAAGGTATCCCACTGATTATTTTAGCTGGAAAGAAATATGGTTCAGGAAATTCAAGAGACTGGGCTGCCAAAGGACCATATTTGCTG GGTGTGAAAGCTGTTTTGGCTGAAAGTTATGAAAAGATTCACAAAGATCATTTAATTGGAATTGGCATAGCTCCACTTCAGTTCTTTCCGGGAGAAAATGCGGCTTCCTTGGGTCTCTCTGGCAGAGAAacattttctttaacatttcctGAAGAACTGTTTCCTGGAATGACGTTAAATATAAAG acAAGCACTGGAAAAGTATTCAGGGTGATTGCTTCATTTGAAAATGACGTGGAAATAACATTATACAAACATGGAGGATTATTAAACTTTGTGGCACGAAAATTCTCATAG